Proteins from a single region of Nomascus leucogenys isolate Asia chromosome 2, Asia_NLE_v1, whole genome shotgun sequence:
- the SPZ1 gene encoding spermatogenic leucine zipper protein 1, translating to MASSAKSAEMTIISKTLNPTPDPHQEYLDPRITIALFEIGSLSPSSWGSLPSLKNSSHQVTEQQTAQKFNNLLKEIKDILKNMAGFEEKITEAKELFEETNIPEDVSAHKENIRGLDKINEMLSSNLPVSLAPEKEGNEKKQEMIMENQNSENTVQVFARDLVNRLEEKKVLNETQQSQEKAKNRLNVQEETMKIRNNMEQLLQEAEHWSKQHIELSKLIKSYQKSQKDISETLGNNGVDFQTQPNNEVSAKHELEEQVKKLSHDTYSLQLMAALLENECQILQQRVEILKELHHQKQGTLQEKPIQINYKQDKKNQKPSEAKKVEMYKQNKQEMKGTFQKKDRSCRSLDVCLNKKACNTQFNIHVARKALRGKMRSASSLR from the coding sequence ATGGCCAGCTCTGCTAAGTCAGCTGAGATGACCATCATCTCCAAAACCCTTAACCCTACTCCTGATCCTCATCAAGAATATCTGGACCCTAGGATTACCATTGCCTTATTCGAAATTGGAtcactttctccttcttcctgggGCTCTCTCCCTTCCCTAAAGAATAGCAGCCATCAAGTTACAGAACAACAGACTGCACAGAAGTTTAACAAtctcttgaaagaaattaaagatattcttaaaaatatggcAGGTTTTGAAGAGAAGATCACAGAAGCAAAAGAACTTTTTGAGGAAACCAATATTCCTGAGGATGTGTCAGCccacaaagaaaatatcagagGACTTGACAAAATCAATGAAATGTTATCATCAAACCTGCCTGTTAGTTTAGCCCCAGAGAAAGAAggcaatgaaaagaaacaggagaTGATAATGGAAAACCAGAACTCTGAGAACACAGTACAAGTTTTTGCAAGAGATTTGGTAAATcgtttagaagaaaaaaaagtccttaacGAAACTCAACAAAgtcaagaaaaagcaaaaaacagactTAATGTTCAAGAAGAAACTATGAAAATTAGGAACAACATGGAGCAGTTACTACAGGAAGCAGAACACTGGAGTAAGCAACATATTGAGCTCAGTAAACTGATAAAATCCTATCAGAAATCTCAGAAAGACATAAGTGAAACTCTCGGAAATAATGGAGTCGATTTCCAAACCCAGCCAAATAATGAAGTGTCAGCTAAGCATGAGCTGGAGgaacaggtgaagaaactgagccaTGACACCTATTCATTGCAGTTGATGGCAGCTTTGCTAGAGAATGAATGCCAAATCTTACAGCAGAGAGTAGAGATTCTCAAGGAACTCCATCATCAGAAACAGGGAACTCTGCAAGAGAAGCCAATTCAGATAAACTATAAACAGGACAAGAAAAATCAGAAGCCATCAGAAGCAAAGAAAGTAGAAATGTATAAGCAGAACAAGCAAGAAATGAAGGGTACATTTCAGAAAAAAGACAGATCCTGTAGAAGCCTGGATGTTTGTCTTAATAAGAAAGCTTGCAATACCCAGTTCAATATTCATGTTGCAAGAAAAGCTCTTAGGGGAAAAATGAGGTCAGCTAGCAGCCTAAGATAG